Proteins from a genomic interval of Chionomys nivalis chromosome 7, mChiNiv1.1, whole genome shotgun sequence:
- the Dhrs13 gene encoding dehydrogenase/reductase SDR family member 13 encodes METLLLGAGLLLGAYVLVYYNLVKAPPCGGIGSLRGRTAVVTGANSGIGKMTALELARRGARVVLACRSRERGEAAVFDLRQESGNNEVIFMALDLASLASVQAFATAFLSSEPRLDILIHNAGISSCGRTREAFNLLLRVNHVGPFLLTHLLLSRLKSCAPSRVVIVSSAAHRRGRLDFTHLDCPVVGWQQELRAYADSKLANVLFARELATQLEGTGVTCYAAHPGPVNSELFLRHLPGWLSPILRPLAWLVLRAPQGGAQTPLYCALQEGIEPLSGRYFANCHVEEVSAAARDDQAAHRLWKATKKLAGLEPGEDDDDSDEEPQPQDSGVPSSLNVPSPEKTTISGPSHSFQGSSDLPKLTQRRIQVKAEPTH; translated from the exons ATGGAGACGCTGCTCCTGGGCGCCGGGCTGCTGCTGGGCGCCTACGTGCTTGTCTACTACAACCTGGTGAAGGCCCCACCGTGCGGCGGCATCGGCAGCCTGCGGGGCCGCACGGCCGTGGTCACGG GCGCCAACAGCGGCATCGGGAAGATGACAGCGCTGGAGCTGGCGCGCCGGGGAGCGCGCGTCGTGCTGGCCTGCCGCAGCCGGGAGCGCGGGGAGGCAGCTGTCTTCGACCTCCGCCAG GAGAGTGGAAACAATGAGGTTATCTTCATGGCCTTGGACTTAGCCAGTCTGGCCTCAGTACAGGCCTTTGCCACTGCTTTCCTGAGCTCTGAACCAAGGCTGGACATCCTTATCCACAATGCAG GGATCAGTTCCTGTGGCCGGACTCGGGAGGCCTTTAACCTGCTTCTGCGAGTGAACCATGTTGGCCCTTTCCTGCTGACACACCTGTTGCTATCCCGCCTGAAGTCATGTGCCCCCAGCCGTGTGGTGATAGTGTCGTCAGCTGCCCACCGGCGTGGTCGTCTCGACTTTACACATCTAGATTGCCCAGTGGTGGGCTGGCAACAGGAGCTGCGGGCATATGCCGACAGCAAACTAGCCAATGTACTGTTTGCCCGGGAGCTTGCCACCCAGCTCGAGGGCACTGGTGTCACCTGCTATGCAGCTCACCCAG GACCTGTGAACTCGGAGCTCTTCCTGCGTCACCTTCCTGGATGGCTGAGTCCTATTTTGCGTCCACTGGCTTGGCTGGTACTCAGGGCACCTCAAGGGGGTGCCCAGACACCCCTGTACTGTGCTCTGCAGGAGGGCATTGAGCCCCTCAGTGGGAGATATTTTGCCAACTGCCATGTGGAGGAGGTCTCCGCAGCTGCTAGAGATGACCAGGCTGCCCACAGGCTATGGAAAGCTACCAAGAAGCTGGCAgggcttgagcctggagaggatGATGATGACTCTGATGAAGAGCCCCAACCTCAGGATTCAGGGGTCCCATCATCCCTGAATGTCCCCAGCCCTGAGAAAACCACAATTTCTGGACCTTCTCATAGCTTTCAGGGCTCATCAGACTTGCCTAAATTGACACAGCGAAGAATTCAGGTGAAGGCTGAGCCCACACACTAA
- the Flot2 gene encoding flotillin-2 isoform X1, with protein MGNCHTVGPNEALVVSGGCCGSDYKQYVFGGWAWAWWCISDTQRISLEIMTLQPRCEDVETAEGVALTVTGVAQVKIMTEKELLAVACEQFLGKNVQDIKNVVLQTLEGHLRSILGTLTVEQIYQDRDQFAKLVREVAAPDVGRMGIEILSFTIKDVYDKVDYLSSLGKTQTAVVQRDADIGVAEAERDAGIREAECKKEMLDVKFMADTKIADSKRAFELQKSAFSEEVNIKTAEAQLAYELQGAREQQKIRQEEIEIEVVQRKKQIAVETQEILRTDKELIATVRRPAEAEAHRIQQIAEGEKVKQVLLAQAEAEKIRKIGEAEAAVIEAMGKAEAERMKLKAEAYQKYGDAAKMALVLEALPQIAAKISAPLAKVDEIVVLSGDNSKVTSEVNRLLAELPASVHALTGVDLSKIPLIRNATGAQV; from the exons ATGGGCAATTGCCACACGGTGGGGCCCAACGAGGCACTGGTGGTCTCAG GGGGCTGTTGCGGTTCCGACTATAAACAGTATGTGTTTGGCggctgggcctgggcctggtgGTGTATCTCCGACACTCAGAG GATTTCCCTAGAGATTATGACGTTGCAGCCCCGCTGTGAGGACGTAGAGACGGCCGAGGGGGTAGCTTTAACTGTGACGGGTGTCGCCCAG GTGAAGATCATGACCGAGAAGGAGCTCCTAGCTGTGGCCTGTGAACAGTTCCTGGGCAAGAATGTGCAGGACATTAAGAACGTTGTCTTACAGACCCTGGAAGGGCATCTACGCTCCATCCTTG GAACTCTGACTGTGGAACAGATTTATCAGGACCGAGACCAGTTTGCCAAGCTGGTACGGGAAGTGGCAGCTCCTGATGTTGGCCGTATGGGCATCGAAATCCTCAGCTTCACCATCAAG GACGTTTATGACAAAGTAGACTATCTGAGCTCCCTGGGCAAGACACAGACGGCTGTGGTGCAGAGAGATGCAGACATTGGTGTGGCAGAGGCAGAACGGGACGCAGGCATCCGG GAAGCTGAGTGCAAGAAGGAGATGCTAGATGTGAAGTTCATGGCCGACACCAAGATTGCTGACTCCAAGAGAGCCTTTGAGCTGCAAAAGTCAGCCTTCAGTGAAGAGGTGAACATCAAG ACAGCTGAGGCCCAGTTGGCCTATGAGCTGCAAGGGGCCCGAGAGCAGCAGAAGATCCGGCAGGAAGAGATTGAGATTGAGGTGGTTCAGCGCAAGAAGCAAATCGCTGTGGAGACCCAGGAGATCCTCCGCACTGACAAGGAGCTCATCGCCACAGTGCGCCgccctgcagaggcagaggcccaTCGCATCCAGCAGATTGCCGAGGGTGAAAA GGTGAAGCAAGTCCTGTTGGCACAAGCAGAAGCTGAGAAGATTCGTAAAAtcggagaggcagaggcagcagtcaTTGAGGCAATGGGCAAGGCAGAGGCTGAGCGAATGAAGCTCAAGGCTGAGGCCTACCAGAAGTATGGGGATGCAGCCAAGATGGCCTTGGTGTTGGAGGCCCTGCCCCAG ATTGCTGCCAAAATCTCCGCCCCCCTGGCCAAAGTTGATGAGATTGTAGTTCTTAGTGGGGACAACAGCAAGGTGACATCAGAAGTGAACCGGCTGCTagcagaactgcctgcctctgtgcaCGCCCTCACCGGTGTGGACCTATCAAAG ATACCCCTGATCAGGAATGCCACCGGTGCACAGGTGTGA
- the Flot2 gene encoding flotillin-2 isoform X2: protein MGNCHTVGPNEALVVSGGCCGSDYKQYVFGGWAWAWWCISDTQRLSLEVMTILCRCENIETSEGVPLFVTGVAQVKIMTEKELLAVACEQFLGKNVQDIKNVVLQTLEGHLRSILGTLTVEQIYQDRDQFAKLVREVAAPDVGRMGIEILSFTIKDVYDKVDYLSSLGKTQTAVVQRDADIGVAEAERDAGIREAECKKEMLDVKFMADTKIADSKRAFELQKSAFSEEVNIKTAEAQLAYELQGAREQQKIRQEEIEIEVVQRKKQIAVETQEILRTDKELIATVRRPAEAEAHRIQQIAEGEKVKQVLLAQAEAEKIRKIGEAEAAVIEAMGKAEAERMKLKAEAYQKYGDAAKMALVLEALPQIAAKISAPLAKVDEIVVLSGDNSKVTSEVNRLLAELPASVHALTGVDLSKIPLIRNATGAQV, encoded by the exons ATGGGCAATTGCCACACGGTGGGGCCCAACGAGGCACTGGTGGTCTCAG GGGGCTGTTGCGGTTCCGACTATAAACAGTATGTGTTTGGCggctgggcctgggcctggtgGTGTATCTCCGACACTCAGAG ACTGTCTCTGGAGGTTATGACCATCCTGTGTCGCTGTGAGAATATTGAGACGTCGGAGGGGGTCCCGCTATTCGTAACAGGGGTTGCACAG GTGAAGATCATGACCGAGAAGGAGCTCCTAGCTGTGGCCTGTGAACAGTTCCTGGGCAAGAATGTGCAGGACATTAAGAACGTTGTCTTACAGACCCTGGAAGGGCATCTACGCTCCATCCTTG GAACTCTGACTGTGGAACAGATTTATCAGGACCGAGACCAGTTTGCCAAGCTGGTACGGGAAGTGGCAGCTCCTGATGTTGGCCGTATGGGCATCGAAATCCTCAGCTTCACCATCAAG GACGTTTATGACAAAGTAGACTATCTGAGCTCCCTGGGCAAGACACAGACGGCTGTGGTGCAGAGAGATGCAGACATTGGTGTGGCAGAGGCAGAACGGGACGCAGGCATCCGG GAAGCTGAGTGCAAGAAGGAGATGCTAGATGTGAAGTTCATGGCCGACACCAAGATTGCTGACTCCAAGAGAGCCTTTGAGCTGCAAAAGTCAGCCTTCAGTGAAGAGGTGAACATCAAG ACAGCTGAGGCCCAGTTGGCCTATGAGCTGCAAGGGGCCCGAGAGCAGCAGAAGATCCGGCAGGAAGAGATTGAGATTGAGGTGGTTCAGCGCAAGAAGCAAATCGCTGTGGAGACCCAGGAGATCCTCCGCACTGACAAGGAGCTCATCGCCACAGTGCGCCgccctgcagaggcagaggcccaTCGCATCCAGCAGATTGCCGAGGGTGAAAA GGTGAAGCAAGTCCTGTTGGCACAAGCAGAAGCTGAGAAGATTCGTAAAAtcggagaggcagaggcagcagtcaTTGAGGCAATGGGCAAGGCAGAGGCTGAGCGAATGAAGCTCAAGGCTGAGGCCTACCAGAAGTATGGGGATGCAGCCAAGATGGCCTTGGTGTTGGAGGCCCTGCCCCAG ATTGCTGCCAAAATCTCCGCCCCCCTGGCCAAAGTTGATGAGATTGTAGTTCTTAGTGGGGACAACAGCAAGGTGACATCAGAAGTGAACCGGCTGCTagcagaactgcctgcctctgtgcaCGCCCTCACCGGTGTGGACCTATCAAAG ATACCCCTGATCAGGAATGCCACCGGTGCACAGGTGTGA